In Pseudomonadota bacterium, the genomic stretch CTGTTCCTTGGCGCTCGGGGGTGGCCTCGGCGCTCTGGCCGTTCTCACCAAGAACGAGATTCTTAGCCTGATCCTGGGTGGTATATTTGTGGTCGAATGCGTGAGTGTCATTGGACAGGTTTGTTGGTTTAGACTTACAGGTAGACGTATATTCTTGATGGCTCCACTGCACCATCATTTTGAGAAAAGGGGCTGGGCCGAGCCGAAGGTTATTGTCCGCTTCTGGATCATCGCGTTCATGCTGGCAATTGCGAGTCTGGCGACGCTGAAGCTGAGGTAGTGGATGGAGCTGCGAGGAAAGCGCGCGCTGGTGGTAGGCCTTGGCGCGAGTGGGCTGAGTGCTCTGCGACTGCTGGCCCGGAAAGGCGCACGAGTGCTCGCCAACGATTCGCGCGAGGCTCTCGCGCTGGGTGATGCCGCAGCGGAAGCTCGTCAACTGGGTGCCGAGCTGCACCTGGGATGCCACCGCGCCGAGCTGTTTGAGGGGGTCGATCTCATCGTAGTTTCACCCGGAGTGCCAAGGCTGGCTGCGCTTGAAGCCGCAGAGCAGGCGGGGGTGCCGGTCTGGAGCGAAGTGGAGCTTGCAGGCCGATTCCTTCAGGGAAAGGTCCTGGCGGTGACCGGCACGAATGGAAAGAGCACGGTGACCAGCTTGCTCGCTTGTATGTGCGAGCTCAGCGGCGTGCCGACATTCGCAGGCGGGAATCTTGGCCGGCCTGTTTGCGATGCGATTGAGACTGCCGCGGCGGGCAGGGAGGGGTTTGTGGTGGTTGAGGTTTCCAGCTTCCAACTCGAACGGGTGGATAGCTTCCGAGCCCAGATCGGAGTCCTGCTCAACGTATCTGCTGACCATCTGGATCGCTACTCGTCGTTCGAGGCCTACGCGTCGGCGAAGGCGCGCTTGTTTGGCGGTCAACGGCGAGAGGATGCGGCGCTGGTTCCGGCTGGCGATGGGCTGTGTGCTTCGCTTGCGGCCCAGAGTGCTGCCCCCAGCCGCTTCTTCGGTGGTGAGGCAGGGGAGGTGCGAGTTCAACGCGGTTGCCTGGTGGACGCCGCCACGGGGCTGTCGGTGCCGGTGGAGCGGCTAGGGCTGAAGGGCGAGCACAACGCGGTCAACGCCTGTGCTGCTGCGCTGGCTGCGCGCTTGGCAGGTGTGGGCAAGGTGGAAATCGAAGCAGCGCTGGTGAGCTTCGAGGGGCTACCGCATCGAATGCAGTGCGTGATGCGCGTAGCCGGCATCACCTTCGTGGACGACTCGAAGGCGACGAACGTAGGAGCGGCGGCGACGGCGCTTGGCTCGCTGGGGCATCGGGCGCGGCAGGTCGTTCTGATCGCGGGCGGCAAGGACAAGGGCGGCAACTACGGGCCGTTGCGCGAAGAGCTGGATCGGGTCGGACGCGCGGCTGTCTTGATCGGGCAGGCGGCAGGGCGGTTGGAGCGTGAATTCAAGGGTCTAGCGATCGCGGTGAGAAGGGCGGATTCCATGGACGCAGCTGTGCGGCAGGCCTTTGCCTTGGCTCGGGCCGGGGACGCAGTGTTGTTGGCTCCGGCATGTTCCAGCTTCGACATGTTTGAATCCTTCGAGCATCGAGGCCGAGCCTTTCAGAAGTCGGTGAGGGCGATCGCGGGAGAGACCCGATGCCAAGGCTAGCGTTCTGGTCCAAAGGAAAGCTCTTGGGGCAACCCGGGGACAAGGAGGCGGCCTCCGCCGCAGTGCGGGAGGGCAGGGGAAACCAGCGAACAAGTAGGGGCGAGCAGGCGGCAAAGCGCTTTGCCTGGCGGTCCCTGCTGCAGACCCAGACGGATCCGGTCGATCCGATCGTCGCAGGGGGCCTGGTTGCGCTGATGGCCTTCGGTGTGGTGATGTCGTACAGCGCCAGCGCCGTGTTTGCTTTTCAGCACTTCGGGGACGGACAGTACTTTCTGGTGCGTCAAGCGAGCTTTGCGGTTGTAGGCCTTGCCTTCATGTGGGGCATCTCACGCATCGACTATCATCGTTTGCGAAGACTGACCTACCCCATGCTTGCCGGGGTCCTCGTGTTGATGCTGTTCGTGGCTTCTGGTTGGGGACGACGCGTTGGTGGGGCAGCACGCTGGATTCCCCTGGGGCCAATCAACGTGCAGCCGGCGGAGCTGGCCAAGGTCGTGCTAATCTTGTGGTTGGCGTACTCGCTTTCAAAGAAGGCCGAACGCATTCGTACCTTTTCGATCGGATTCTTGCCGCATGTACTGATGGCTGGCCTGTTGATCGTATTGTGTTTACGGCAGCCGGATTTTGGAAGCGCTGTGATGATCGCTTTGATTACCTTCGTTCTGCTATTCACAGCCGGCGCAAAAACGGGTTACACACTGGGAGCGGGGCTGTTAGCCACGCCCATCGCCTACTACCTGATCGCTGGCTCGGAGTACCGAATGCGGCGTATCCAGGCCTTCCTTGCTCCCTTCGAGCACCGCTACGACGAGGGCTACCAGATTGCCGAATCACTCATGAGCTTTGGAACCGGAGGCCTTACTGGAATCGGCTTGGGAGACAGCCGGCAGAAGCTGTTTTTTCTGCCGGAGGCGCACACGGACTTCATTGCGGCTATCATAGGGGAAGAGCTGGGATTTGCCGGCATTGCCGCACTGATCGGCGCGTTTTCTGTGCTCACCATTCGAGGACTCTACATAGGTTCCAATGCACCCGACGACTACGGCGCTTACCTGGCGGTGGGTATCTCCTTGTTCATTGGTTTGCAGGCTTTTACAAACATGGCGGTGGCGACCGGACTGCTTCCCACGAAGGGCCTGGTGCTGCCGTTCGTCAGCTACGGGGGCTCGGCTTTGCTTACCAACAGCTTTGCCGCGGGCGTACTGCTCAGTGTTTCGCGCGTGCGCGCAGTGCGGGGGCAGATCAAGGCGAAGAGCGAACGAGTACCACGTCAAGCGTCGGCAAAAGGTGCGACATGATCGACAGAGTCATTGTGGCCGGGGGGGGAACAGGCGGCCACCTGTTTCCCGGTATGGCGGTGGTCGAAGAGCTGCGACGGCGGAAGCCGGACGTGAAAGTCGTGTTCGTCGGCACCGCAAGGGGCATCGAAGGACGGGTGCTGCCGGCACGCGGCGAGCAATTGGAGCTGATGGAGGTACGCCCGCTCATGGGTCGCGGGGCTCTCGACGTCACTCGGAATCTGGCCCTGCTCCCCGCGGGCTTTGCGCGCGCGGCTCGCATCCTGGCCCTGCACCGGCCCGACCTGGTGCTGGGTCTCGGAGGCTACTCGGCGGGGCCGATCGTGCTGGCGGCGGCGTTCCGGCGCACACCGACGGCGCTGCTGGAACAAAACGCGCACGTGGGGCTGACCAATCGCATGCTGGCCAAGGCGGTGGGGCGCGCCTACTTGAGCTTTCCGGAAACCGCCGCCCATTTTCGACCGGCTCGCGCTCGTGCTTTGGGCAATCCCGTGCGACGAGCCTTCGTGGAGGCAGCCAGACTTGCAGCCGCGGACCCCGTGGGTTTCGAAGCACGGGCGCGGCAGGTGTTGGTGCTCGGGGGGTCACAGGGTGCTAGGGCGCTGAATCAGCATGTACCCAGGGCGTTGGCCGAGCTGGGCTTGGATCGGCGGGGCATCCGTGTGGTTCACCAAACGGGTCCCGACATGGTCAGCGGCGTCGCGGATCGGTATCGTGAGCTGGGGCTTGAAGCGGACGTGGTCCCGTTCATCGACGATATGGCCAGAGCCTATGCTCGGGCGTTGCTCGTGATAGGACGAGCCGGGGCCACCACGCTGGCGGAGCTCTGCGCCATCGGACGACCTGCGATCTTGGTGCCCTATCCTCACGCTGCGGAGGATCACCAAAGGCACAATGCGCTGGCGCTGCAGAAGGCCGGTGCGGCGATCGTCATCGGGGAGCGCGAGCTCGGACGGGGCGCACTGGTTGCGGCGTTCAAGACGCTGATGGTGGATACGACTCGGCGCCGGCGCATGGCCGAGGCCGCCCGCGCATGCGGCCAACCGGATGCGGCGGCTGCCGTCGTGGACGATTTGGTCGCGTGGCTGGGCCGGGCGGACGCCAGCTATCCAGAGCCGAGCGGTGTCGCGGCCTGCGAAACCGGCACTACGAGCAGCGACGAGCTGCAACTGCACGCGAGCGCCAGCCTTCGCCGGCGACCCAAGGTCAAGCGCGGCACGCTGAGGCTGCGCACTGTCGATTCGCAACTGGATGCGACCGGGTGAGCGGAGTCGGATGACGTGTTGGCGATCCGAGGCAATGCTATCCTCGCATCTCGGAGTGGACGCCATGGCCGGTAGACCGACGAAGAGCAGTGCGGCGAAGAAGAAGACCGGGAAGAGGCCGGCGAGCGTCGCAAAGAAGAACGCACGCAAGACCGGGGCCAAGCGAGTCCCAGCGAAGCCGAAGCTCCTTTCGGGTGGCAATCCGCAGATCCCGAAGGGCGACGGTGGCGCCCCCGTGCAGGCCTACGTCGCGGCCATGCCGGGATGGAAACGCGACGTCGGGCGCCGGCTCGACGAGCTGATCGCGCGCACCGTGCCCGACGTGCGCAAGGCCGTGAGGTGGAACTCCCCATTCTATGGCATCGAAGGCCAGGGTTGGTTCCTCAGCTACCATTGCTTCACAAAGTACGTGAAGGTGACGTTCCTGCGCGGCGCATCGTTGCGCCCCGTTCCGCCCGGGCAGTCCAAGCACAGGGAAGTCCGCTACCTCGACATCCACGAGGACGACCCGCTCGACGAGGAGCTCGTTGCTATCTGGATCAGCCAGGCCGCGGAGCTGCCTGGAGACCCGCTGTTTTGACCGGCTCCTGTGCAACTACGCCCCGCAACGCGCAGCGGTTGTTCTGCCGCGGGCCGTTGGAGTCGTGACGCAGGACCCGCGCGTTGTCGGCTCCGCAACGGGAGACGACGCCATTCGATGGCAGCCTGGCGAGAAGCTGCATCATCTGTTCGAGCGCCGCTGCGATCTCCTTGACGCGGAGGGACAGCAGGGCCACCTGGCGGTCGACGCCGGCGTCGCTGGGCTGACGTTCCGCGAGCTCGACAACCGGGCCAATCAGTTGGCCCGCTTTCTCAGGGACCAGGGCATCGGGCAAGGGGATCGGATCGCCCTGCTGGTCGATGACTCCATCCACACCTACGTGGCGCTTCTGGGCGTCCTGAAGGCGGGGGGCGCCTATGTCCCCCTGGACCCCAGCTTCCCTGATGAACGCGTCGGTTTCATCCTCTCGGACGCTCGCGTCAAGGCTGTCCTTTCGCTTTCCGGGCTGCGAGCGGGGGTCGCCGCCTTCGACCTGCCCGCCGTCCTGTTGGACGCAGACAGCCGCAAGATCGCAGCGCAGCCCACCGAGCGCCTCGCCGGCGAGGCCGGCCCTGCTGGGCACGATCTCTGCTACATCGTCTATACCTCGGGCACGACGGGCAAGCCCAAGGGGGTCCCAGTGGGGCACCCTAGCATTTGCAACTTCGTCAAGGTTGCCGCCGAGGTCTACGGGTACGAGACTCGAGACCGCGTCTACCAGGGAATGACCATCGCCTTCGACTTCTCGGTCGAGGAGCTATGGGTGCCCCTGATCGTGGGGGCCACCCTGGTCCCTGCCAAGCCGGGCGCCAACCTCGTGGGCGAGGATCTGGAGGCTTTTCTCCGGCAACGGAGAGTCACGGTGCTCGCTTGCGTTCCGACGCTGCTTGCCACGCTTGAAGGCGACCTGCCCGACTTGCGCGTCCTGTTGGTTTCTGGGGAAGCCTGCCCGCAAGGCCTGGTTGCCAAGTGGCATCGTCCGGGACGCATCTTCCTAAATGCCTACGGCCCCACGGAAGCAACCGTAACGGCGACGCTGGCGAGACTTCACCCGGATAAGCCCGTCACCATTGGCAAGCCGCTGCCGACCTACTCGGTCGTGATTCTGGACTGCGATCGCCAGCGGGCGCTGCCGCGAGGGGAAACCGGCGAGATTGGGATAGCCGGCATTGCCCTGGCCGACGGGTATCTCAACCGGGAGGATCTCACCCGGAAGAGCTTCGTCCCGGACTTCATGGGCATCCCCCACAACCCCTCCAAGCGGATCTATCGCACCGGGGATCTGGGGCGCGTCAATGGCGAAGGCGAGATCGAGTACCTGGGTCGCCGGGACACCCAGGTGAAGCTCCGGGGCTATCGAATCGAGCTCGGCGAAATCGAAGCAGCCCTCGAACAAGTGCCCGAGGTCTCCCAGGCCGTCGCTGACACCCTTGAGTCGCAGCCCGGGTCCGTGGATCTGGTGGCCTACTACACGCGCCGGAGAGGGGCCTCCGCTGTGCAGGTGGACAAGCTCGTTTCGAGTCTTGCGGCGTTGCTGCCGCGGTACATGATTCCGGCCTACTTCGAGGAGCTGGGCCACATCCCGACGACCGCCGCCCACAAGGTGGATCGCAAGCGACTGCCGAAACCCACGAGCGCGCGGGTGACCGGGGTCGTGACTCCCTTCGTGGCGCCGCGCACGGAAAAGGAGGAGGCCCTCGCGGGTTGGCTCGCCGAGGCCCTGGATGTGGACAGGGTTTCGATAAAGGACAATTTCTTTGACGATCTCGGCGCCCACTCGCTTCTGATGGCCGGCTACTGCTCCGTCGTCAGGCGACACTGGCCCGCGGCGCGGGTCTCGATGCGGGACATCTATCTGCACCCCACCATCGAGCAGCTCGCCGGGGTGCTGCAGCTCCGGGCCAAAAAAACGCCTCCCGCCGGGGACACGCCGCTGCCGAACCAGAGATCTACGCTCTGTCCCGTCAACGGCAGGGGCGCGGAGCCGGCGCAACAAGCTCCCCCTGCCCTCCACTACTACGCTTGCGGGGCGGCTCAGCTTGTCGCCTTCTTGCTCTACGGGCTTGGTGCCCTCTGGCTTGCCTTCGCCTCGTTCGGCTGGGCTCATGCCGCCTGGGCGGACACTGCTCAGCTCTTTGTCCGGCTGGCATGTGTTAGTGGCGGGTTGTTCTTTGGGCTCAGCGCCTTGCCCGTTCTGGCGAAGTGGCTGCTCATCGGACGCTGGAAGCCAGAAGTCTTCCCGGTTTGGGGCCTGCGCTACTTTCGCTTCTGGCTGGTCAAGACGCTCATTTGCAACGCGCCGATCGCACTGCTCCTTCGGAGCCCGGTCTACAACGTGTATCTGCGGCTGCTTGGCGCCCACATCGGTCGCAACGTCGTGTTCGAGAACAAGACGGTGCCGATCTGTACGGATCTCGTTTCCATCGGGGACGACGCTGTCGTTCGCAAGGACGCTTTCCTGACCGGGTATCGGGCCCACTCGAACCACATCCATATCGGGGCAGTCACCATCGGTGCCCATGCCTATGTGGGCACTTCGAGCATCCTGGACATAGACACCGTGCTGGAGGACGGCGCTCAACTCGCCCACGCGTCATCGCTGCAGAGCGGACAGCGGACGCTCGGCGGCAAGAGCTATCACGGCTCACCTGCCGAGGAGACCGACGCGGACTTCCGGGGCATCGCCCCGCTTGCCCAAAGACGCCTGCGGCGCGTGCTCTACTCCATTGTGCAGCTGGCAGGCCTGCTGGCGCTAAACAGCGGGCTCTTCACTCTGGTGCTCGGCCTCTATAGCGTGGCCCCCTCCGGCGGGGCCTCGGTCGAGGGGAGCGCGGAGCAGCCTTCCCTCGCTCACGTGACGCGGCTTGTGGAGCTTGCGGCACAGATCAGTGCGAACCTGTACTTCGGACTGTTGGCCCTGGGCCTGCTGGCCGTTGGGCTGCTCCCGCGGGCGCTTGGCGGCCTGCTCAAGGATGGACGAACATACCCCCTCTATGGCGTACACTACGGCGTCTATCAACTCGTCTCCGCTATCAGCAATTCCCGCATCTACAACATTCTTTTTGGCGATAGCAGCTACATCCTCGGGTACCTCAAGTGGGTCGGCTACCGCCTTCCGGACGCGATCCAGACGGGGTCGAATTTCGGATTGAGTCAGGTTCATGACTTTCCATTCCTCTGCACTGTGGGCTCTGGAACCATGGTGTCCGACGGGCTAATCATAAGCAACGCCCACATCAGCAGTTCCTCGTTCAAGTTGGAATCGGCCGCCATTGGTGAACGAAACTATCTGGGTAACAGGATTCACTTCCCCGCCGGCGCCTGCACCGGAGCCAACTGTCTGCTCGGGACAAAAGTCATGGTGCCGACCACCGGGCCCATCCGCCAGGACACGGGGCTCTTGGGCTCTCCGGCCTTCGAGATTCCGAGGGCCGTCAGCCGGGACGCTCGCGCGATGCCGAAATATCGCGGGCGAGAGCTTGCCAAGAAGCTGGCCCGCAAGCTCGCCTACAACACGGTGACGATCCTCATCTTCCTGCTGGCTCACTGGTTCTACACCTTCGGCGTTTTGTTTGTCGGGCACCTGGGGGTCATCCTTCACTATCAGCGCGAGCTCTGGGGGCTCTGCGCCCTGCTAGCCTTCATGCCGGCCTTCACCTTCGGTCTTTTTGCCGGCATCGAGCGGGCCAGCCTCGGATTCGGACGACTGACGCCAAAGCTGCTCGTCACGCTGTACGACCGGCGGTTCTGGCGCCACGAGCGTCACTGGAAGCTCTCTGGCCACCCGTTCGCGGGCATCCTCTCGGGAACACCCTTCCGGAACGTGATTTCCAGGCTCCTCGGTGTACGGCAGGGCAAGCGGGTCTTCGACGATGGCTGCGCCTTCCTCGACAAGACCCTGATTTCGGTGGGGGACTTCGCGACCTTCAACGATCAGTCGATCGTACAGGGCCATTCCTTGGAGGAGGGCGCCTTCAAGACAGACCGGGTGAGAATCGGGGCTTCGTGCACTCTGGGGCCTGGGTCCTTCGTCCACTATGGCGTGGAGACAGGCGATCGCGTCTATCTGGCCGCTGACTCGTACCTGATGAAGGGCGAGCGTCCCGAAGACGGAAGTACCTGGGCCGGCAATCCAGCCAAGGACCTTGGAAAGTCAGAGACGCCGCCGGCAACCGATCTCTGCGTTACATCCCCGCGGCCTACCCACGAGGCGGCGGCGGCGAGCGCTCGGCACGGTGGATAGCAAACCTGCGAGCGAGCCCTCGAGAACGAAGCGCCGCGGTCGATCAGCGGTTATCCTTTGCGATGGCTGCCAAGGAGTCCAAGCCTGATGATGCCCGTCGCCGGAGGTGGCTGGCCCAACGAGGCCGACGTATTCGCGCGGTACGAATCCCGCGTGCGATCCTATTCGCGGCAGTTCCCGCTGGTTTTTGCGCGGGCCGTGGGGAGCAAGCTCTGGGATTCGAGCGGCCGCTGCTACCTCGATTTTCTCGCCGGCGCAGGGGCCCTCAGCTACGGGCACAACAACGCTGTGCTCAAACAGGCGTTGATCGACTACATCGCGCAGGATGGAGTCGCGACCAGCCTCGACCTGTACACCGTGGCCAAGGCCAAGTTCCTGCAGACCTTGCAGAGCACGATCCTGGCGCCTCGCGGACTGGAATACGTGGTGCAGTTCACGGGTCCGACGGGCACGAACGCCGTCGAAGCCGCGCTGAAGATTGCCCGGCGAGCGACGCGTCGCACCGACATCGTCTTTTTCAAAGGCGGCTTTCACGGCGTTTCGCTGGGCTCCCTCGCCGTAACGGGAAACAAGGTGTGCCGGGAAGGGGCCGGGGTTCGGTTGGGCAACTCCCTCGAGGCGCCCTATGTCGGCGATCTGGGTCCCGGCGGCGACACCATCGCATTCCTGGAAGAGCTCTTCTCCAAGCGCTCGGCCATGGGTTCGCTTCCTGCCGGAGTGATCGTGGAGTGCATCCAGGGTGAGGGAGGGCTCAGAGCCGCCAGCGTGGAGTGGCTCCGGCGGCTCGAGGCGGCTTGCCGGAGGTGGGGCGTCGTGCTGATCGTCGACGACATTCAGGCGGGTTGTGGGCGCGCGGGGACCTTCTTCAGCTTCGAGGCAGCCGGCATCACGCCCGACGTCATCACCCTGTCGAAGTCCCTGTCCGGGTACGGGATACCGATCTCCCTGGTTCTGCTACAGCGTTCCGTTGACCTGTGGCAGCCAGGCCAGCACAACGGCACCTTCCGTGGCAACAACCATGCCTTCGTGACCGCGACCGCGATGATCAACGAGTACTGGCGAACGCCGGCATTCTCGAACAGCGTCCTGGACAAGGCCGTCTACTTGCGCAAGCGCCTCCAAGCCCTCCTGGACCGCTTTGCGCCCCACATCGCCGAGATCACAGGGCGCGGCATGATGCTCGGCGTGGTCTGTGCCAATGCCGATTTCGCAGCCAGGGTATCGGCCAGGGCCTTCCAGTTGGGTCTGATCGTGGAGCGAAGCGGCCTCGAGGACGAGGTCATCAAGTGCATGATGCCGCTCGTCACGCCCTACAGCGAACTGGATGAGGGCATCGACATCCTGCACGAGGCCTTCGCCAAGGAGTCTCCCTAGAGCGCCGATCCGCGCCCTTCGAGCCCCGCAGACGAGCTACCTTCTGCTCGTGCCTCACCGTTCAGGTCTCGGCGAACGGCTGCGCTCGTGCCGGATCGTTGTCGGTTTTCAATGATATATAGTTACCGAGGTCCGTCCCTGTACCCCAGCATGGGGTAAGCATGGAACAGCCCTGGAAAAAGCGCGTCCATGCTCTCCTGGGCTCCCTTCGACGATCCCGGCAGGTTGACGATCAGACTCTGACCGCAGAGGCCTGCGGTTGCGCGCGAAAGCATGGCGTACGGCGTGCGTGCCTGACCGTGGGCCCGGGCTGCCTCTGCCACGCCCGGTATCTCCCGTTGGATCAGCTTGCGTGAGGCCTCCACGGTGACATCCCGCCGGCTCAGGCCCGTGCCTCCGACCGTCAGGATCAAATCGACCTCCGCGGCTACCAGCTTCCTGAGCGACGCTTCGATTTGCTCGAGGTCGTCCGAGACCACCTCGAACTGCGGCCGGAGCCCATAGTCCTCGAGGCAGGCTCGTACGACGGGCCCGGCTCGATCGGGCCGCGTTCCCGCGAATACTCCGTTCGAAGTCACAAGCACCGCGGCGCGAAGCCCAGCGGGCGGGCGGTCCTTGAAGTCGCTCTTGCCTCCCTGCTTCGCCTGCAATCGCAGCGAGCAGATCTCGAGCTCGGAATCCACGGGCTTGAGCATGTCGTAGATGGTCAACGCGGCCGCACTGACTGCGGTGAGCGCCTCCATTTCGGCACCCGTCTTGTAGATGGCCTCCACACTGGCCGTGATGTCGATGCGGTCGCCAGCGAGCTCGAAGTCCACCGACACCGCGTCGATCGGCAGCGGATGGCAGTAGGGGATCAGGTCCGGGGTCCTCTTGGCCGCGGCGATGGCCGCCACCCGCGCCACCACGAGCACGTCCTTCTTTGGCAGGTCGTTTTCACGCAGGCGCTGTATCGCACCAGGGGACGCCCGCACGCTGCCTACCGCGGTCGCACGACGCAAGGTGGTGATCTTGGATGTGACGCTCTTCATAGGGGTGGGCCTCCGGATGGGTCGCAAGACGCCCTTGTTTGAATCAAGGCACCGCCGGCAGCTCGCAGATGAAAGCTTGGCGCTGAGCGCATCCCACCTCCTTCCAGTCTCCCCGAAACGGGTCTTGCTCCACGCAGGAACCGACGCCGGCCGGACGGCCGGGAGCCCAGTTCACGTAGCCCAGCGGCGTACCCTGATCCCACGCGAGCGTGCCATCCACCCATTCGAACGCGTAGACGCCCAGCGGATCGTGCAGGCCGATCCACCAGTCCACGCCCGGCAGGCCGCTTTCGCGTGCGGCCGTGTTCCAGAGCCAACGGTCTTCGCCCCGGTCGTCGATGATCACCAGGTCGTAGCCCTGCGCCTGGCACCAGCCGCGCGCGTCCAGCCATTGCATCACGTCGTGGCAGAACAGGTAGACCGAACCCCCGTGCATGTGCCGGCCGCAGGGCGCCGGTTCGGGTGGCGCTGCTCCGGAGTCACCCGCGGCGCCGCCTCCGGCCGCTCCTCCGCCGCCTGCGTGACCCTGCCCGGCGTCCGGCCCCGTAGGTGGCAGGGAACCGCCGTCAGCCGGGGCCGGGCCAGGGCCTGGCGCGGAGCCGCCGGCACCTACGCCGCTCGCATCTTGACCCAAGGGTGCCCGGTCCAGGCTGCAGCCAACGAGAGCGAGTGCCAGGGTCAGCGCGAACGCATCTGCGAGCTTGTGCCTC encodes the following:
- a CDS encoding C-type lectin domain-containing protein; translated protein: MNSARGRAQTRHKLADAFALTLALALVGCSLDRAPLGQDASGVGAGGSAPGPGPAPADGGSLPPTGPDAGQGHAGGGGAAGGGAAGDSGAAPPEPAPCGRHMHGGSVYLFCHDVMQWLDARGWCQAQGYDLVIIDDRGEDRWLWNTAARESGLPGVDWWIGLHDPLGVYAFEWVDGTLAWDQGTPLGYVNWAPGRPAGVGSCVEQDPFRGDWKEVGCAQRQAFICELPAVP
- the moaCB gene encoding bifunctional molybdenum cofactor biosynthesis protein MoaC/MoaB, which produces MKSVTSKITTLRRATAVGSVRASPGAIQRLRENDLPKKDVLVVARVAAIAAAKRTPDLIPYCHPLPIDAVSVDFELAGDRIDITASVEAIYKTGAEMEALTAVSAAALTIYDMLKPVDSELEICSLRLQAKQGGKSDFKDRPPAGLRAAVLVTSNGVFAGTRPDRAGPVVRACLEDYGLRPQFEVVSDDLEQIEASLRKLVAAEVDLILTVGGTGLSRRDVTVEASRKLIQREIPGVAEAARAHGQARTPYAMLSRATAGLCGQSLIVNLPGSSKGAQESMDALFPGLFHAYPMLGYRDGPR
- the ectB gene encoding diaminobutyrate--2-oxoglutarate transaminase; this translates as MMPVAGGGWPNEADVFARYESRVRSYSRQFPLVFARAVGSKLWDSSGRCYLDFLAGAGALSYGHNNAVLKQALIDYIAQDGVATSLDLYTVAKAKFLQTLQSTILAPRGLEYVVQFTGPTGTNAVEAALKIARRATRRTDIVFFKGGFHGVSLGSLAVTGNKVCREGAGVRLGNSLEAPYVGDLGPGGDTIAFLEELFSKRSAMGSLPAGVIVECIQGEGGLRAASVEWLRRLEAACRRWGVVLIVDDIQAGCGRAGTFFSFEAAGITPDVITLSKSLSGYGIPISLVLLQRSVDLWQPGQHNGTFRGNNHAFVTATAMINEYWRTPAFSNSVLDKAVYLRKRLQALLDRFAPHIAEITGRGMMLGVVCANADFAARVSARAFQLGLIVERSGLEDEVIKCMMPLVTPYSELDEGIDILHEAFAKESP